One part of the Schistocerca piceifrons isolate TAMUIC-IGC-003096 chromosome 2, iqSchPice1.1, whole genome shotgun sequence genome encodes these proteins:
- the LOC124775329 gene encoding uncharacterized protein LOC124775329, with protein MLRGSGICTEVLKMGKHTKVQRRRQNEPWLKLKLNQQGGAYEQLQKNQNTRQLIWIGKSRDKASKDLTAIKQMKDETRIILHDHGKIIQRWFNYFEKLLNEENVRVKTEEGGANEGLTMDISRDEVERAVEKMKNVKTVGTDQIPVEVWKCLGKKGIELLWALMKKIWRQEEMPGE; from the coding sequence atgcTAAGAGGAAGTGGGATATGTACGGAAGTGCTGAAGATGGGCAAGCATACAAAAGTGCAGAGAAGGAGGCAAAACGAGCCGTGGCTAAAGCTAAAGCTGAATCAGCAAGGGGGGGCTtacgaacaactacagaaaaatcagaATACGAGACAACTCATATGGATAGGCAAATCAAGAGATAAAGCTTCTAAGGatctaacagcaataaaacaaatgaaagatgaaacaaGAATAATTCTGCATGACCATGGAAAAATAATCCAAAGGTGGTTCAATTATTTcgagaaattgctgaatgaagaaaatgtaagagtgaaaactgaagaaggaggggcaaacgaaggattaacgatggatataagtagagatgaagtcgaacgggcagttgaaaagatgaaaaatgtgaagacagttGGCACAGACCAGATCCCCGTTGAGGTATGGAAGTGTCTCGGTAAAAAGGGAATTGAGCTCCTTTGGGCtttaatgaagaagatttggcgacaggagGAGATGCCAGGCGAGTGA